The Rhodamnia argentea isolate NSW1041297 chromosome 7, ASM2092103v1, whole genome shotgun sequence genome contains the following window.
GCCCACAAACATTAGGGGATCGAACCGATATGCTCATTGCTTGATTATGGTCTAAACAAGcgtcttttaaatttttctcagATAGGACTTGTTATAGATTCAACCTCAAGTGCAGATTAGGGATCAACCATTTCCACGATACGATGATCCGGCTCTTTGTCATTGGTAATATTACCACAGTCTTATTATTGTGGAATTGACTTTATATTTCTAAACAGAAACATTTAACACACCCACAGTGTTTCCGTGCATGGTTGTGAAATTCATCTTGGGAGCCCCATGCGTGCTGACGTTGCTAGTACGCAAATGGAGGAGAAGACACTTAGCAATGGATCAAAACGTTGAGGAATTCTTGCAGTCCAATAATAACTTCTTGCCGATAAGGTACTCTTATTCTGATATTAGGAAAATCACGGGCTACCTCAAGGACAAGCTAGGCGAGGGAGGGTACAGTTCCGTGTTCAAAGGAAAGCTTCGGAGTGGCCGTGAGGTGGCTGTCAAGATTCTgaagaaggggaaaacaaaCGGGCAGGATTTCATCGGCGAAGTGGCTACCATCGGAAGAATTCACCATGTTAATGTGGTCGGACTCATTGGTTATTGTTTTGAGGGCTGCAAACAAGTTCTTGTCTACGATTTCATGCACAATGGGTCTTTGGACAAGCATATTTTCTCACGAGCAGAAGGGACTTCTCTTGATTGCAAGGAAGTGTACCGGATTGCTCTCGGAGTAGTTAGAGGGATTGAATATCTTCATCGAGGATGCGACGTACAAATTCTACACTTTGATATcaagcctcacaacattcttctCGATAGGGATTTCACCCCAAAAGTTTCCGACTTTGGGCTTGCAAGATTGTATCCCACGGACCACAATACCGTGACTCTAACTGTCGCGAGAGGAACCTTGGGATACATGGCTCCGGAGCTAGTCTACAAGAACCTTGGGGGCGTCTCTTACAAAGCGGATGTCTATAGTTTtggcaagttgttgatagaaaTGGCCAGTGGGAGGAAGAATTGGGACGCGGTTGTAGAGTGTTCCAGTCAGACTTACTTCCCTTTGTGGGTTCATGACCAACTTAGCGAAGGATTGGACATCCCGTTGGAGCAAGCTAGAGAGGAGGATAGGAGAACAGTAAAGAAGATGATAACAGTTGCTCTTTGGTGCATACAATGGAGTCCTAACGACCGCCCTTCGATGCGCAAAGTCTTGGAAATGCTGGAAAGAGAAGCAGATGATCTACAATTACCTCCCAAGCCACTCTTTTATCCAATAGAAGAGTCGACAAGAGATGATGGAACTTGGATTGGGGAAGGCAATGATATTACATCCACTCCATCAACTAGTGCAATGACTTATGAAGATTCTCATCTCGAGGATACTAGTACTGGCATTGCACAAGTGTAGGCACGTTTCGGAACCTATTGATCCCGTGACATATGCGACAAATAGGAAATGGTCGTATTGATGATGCTTTATGTGTACCTCCCCTTTCATGGTCATCATCAGATGGCATATGTTTATAGTTATGTTTAGGGATCTTAATTATGAGTGTATTCTATCCATGGTCCTTCAGTTGTATTCCACCCGTGGTCCAAGTATTTAGAATGCTGAAGAAGTATTTGAAATTTACCCTCATGTCCATGGTGCATTCAGATTCCCATCCTGGGTTtatgttttgcatttttattatttgtataAAGTGCGTGGTATGATGGTAATTGATGAGACGAGAGTTAGGATGACCGGTACAAATTCACAACcactaaaaaaatatgaagtatttctccacttttcatattttcgaatTGTCCTTCTCGATTATGAAAATTCCTGCGTAACGACTTCTGAATGTtaatctctctctgtgtctatAAATTTATATACATAGATATACAATTTTCATACcatttaatctctctcttcgATTATACAAATGTAGATTTTATGAATTATTCTACACACGAGATTTCACGAATATTTTGTAGGCGATaagcattttgatttttttccccctttgccTGCAATTAgagcataaaaagaaaaactcacgCCAATTGGATCGAATTTCCCATCATTAAAGAATGAATCGAATTGACCTCCTCTGCTCTCATTTTGATAGTCGAATTCCAATCTTCTAATCTACGCTTCTTGTCCCACCCGTTGGCCACCAGGCTGGGGCAAGGTTCGGTATGAGCTCGCTGCACAGCTACGTCGGGGTGGCCCAGGCCGAGGTCGATTGGAACTTCAGATTCCTACGTCGTGGTGCATAAGGTCTCCCTTTGTACTTGTCTCCCCCATTGACCGACCTTGACTTTTCCGCCGACCAATCCcaatctcttccttctctcacCCATCCCATTTTTTGTTCGCTACACCCAAAATCACTCACCTCCACACAAAGAGTTTGTAGTCTgagattttttcttctctcatcGCTATCTTGAGAAACAGAGCAACTGAAATTATTCCTCTCTCATCTTTACCAATCTTTCTATTTACATCTCAACACTAAACACTTGATTTTCTTACTTTTCGTGTTCACTTCTCTCCCATTGCATGACCAATGCCCAAAgatcaactcctcctccttcttcacttttttcgTCTACATCAGTCTCTTAGCATCGCCACAGAGAATAACCAGTGCATCAGCTCTTGCGGCAAGGTCACAAACATAAGCTTCCCGTTTCGACTGAAGGGTAACCGAAGATCTGCGGCGACTCTTATTATGGGAGAATTCTCGTTGAAGTTTCAAATTAGAACAAGTAATATTCAAAGGAGGATTGCCAAGGTTAGGGATAGTGGCTAGACCTAGACTTGCTCAACGGACAGGCAAGGCAGGCATAACGAGGAATACAAAGTAGTGGGGGACTTCGGGGGTGTTGGGGCGTGTTGATTGTGCCTATTGCGTCATGGTGGATCAATACTAGTAGATCAATTGTGGCTTGTATGCCTGTTagtattgaagatatcaccgcctactctagaatcttcaatagcgtgactcttcgTATTCCTCATTATGCCTGCCTTGCCTGGTCATAATGAGTTACCCATTTTGAGTGAGGGGCGACCCAAAGGGCTGCGGTGACCGCAACTTTGAGCTGGCCTGCATAAATAACTGCGCCATCCTGGATTGGAAATTGGGCTAGTACTATGTACActctgtcacgacccgaaccctgcgagctcatcgacatcccacctggccacacttatgtacagttctctaggatccaaaggccaacaaattcatgcggaagcaaaaacaaatccccgtacagaaacaattaacatcatgatgacttgggacggtaaaaacaaacttatatacatatccacacgttctatacaattttccaaatctacggcttcggaggccactgtacaagcctatgaccactaaaacaaaaagattacgtggtcgaagcctactatacatcccaaataaaatagccagcaaaagtcaagaggccaactaccctaggcctcgttctcgctatccggtactatatcatctctcgcctccagctcatcctcgtcaagctcgggtggctgttccgcatccgatggctctacaacctcccatcttctcccggtaccatgacattagggaataccgaatctcctgggcaAAACACTTATGGCTGAGGCGagtggtctgaaaaacaacaaactcacaacggggtgagataaaatctcagtaagctagcccctaatcctagattagggctctagtgcctccagacacatttttcagtgaacaatttccaacaactctttcttgcgctacccaaaaattccccaattaaattccagaaaatttcgttctttctccgaaaattctcacaccttctccaatattctacgttactcccgtttcggcgttccacgcctcggtctaacaataaaatattctacgtgctcccggggcccgtttttagcacaccaggccataatataaatgtccaccttactccaaaactttccacgttaccccgaaaatattccacggcactccgaaaatattccacgttattccggaagtatttcacattgctccagaatattccacgttactccggaaatattccacgttacaccagaatattccacgttactccagaaatattccacgttactccaccgccatccaataagttcataacattgagcctcggacctttatggaacacggctctatatatataccagggtctcggacacataggaatacgacccacggatctcggtctcggacacataggaacacgaccggatcaagtctcggacaattagtcgaacacgactcactttggtctcggacgacttaattgaa
Protein-coding sequences here:
- the LOC115731323 gene encoding rust resistance kinase Lr10-like — protein: MTCYKFHLNCGIGTNGYLDAMLWLFGIVFPCMVVKFILGAPCVLTLLVRKWRRRHLAMDQNVEEFLQSNNNFLPIRYSYSDIRKITGYLKDKLGEGGYSSVFKGKLRSGREVAVKILKKGKTNGQDFIGEVATIGRIHHVNVVGLIGYCFEGCKQVLVYDFMHNGSLDKHIFSRAEGTSLDCKEVYRIALGVVRGIEYLHRGCDVQILHFDIKPHNILLDRDFTPKVSDFGLARLYPTDHNTVTLTVARGTLGYMAPELVYKNLGGVSYKADVYSFGKLLIEMASGRKNWDAVVECSSQTYFPLWVHDQLSEGLDIPLEQAREEDRRTVKKMITVALWCIQWSPNDRPSMRKVLEMLEREADDLQLPPKPLFYPIEESTRDDGTWIGEGNDITSTPSTSAMTYEDSHLEDTSTGIAQV